A stretch of Pseudoprevotella muciniphila DNA encodes these proteins:
- the nusG gene encoding transcription termination/antitermination protein NusG → MATEMQWYVLRAVSGKEAKVKEYIDAEIKNNRFDGLVSQVLIPTEKVVQQRGSKRVVKDRTLMSGYVFVEAKLVGEIAHELRQTPNVLGFLGGMDNPTPLPLREVNQLLGKMDEMQAENPEMEIPFTIGENVKVIDGPLSGFSGVIEKIDREKRKLIVVVTVFGRSTPLELGPMQVERK, encoded by the coding sequence ATGGCAACGGAAATGCAGTGGTATGTGCTGCGTGCAGTTAGTGGTAAGGAAGCAAAAGTGAAAGAGTACATCGATGCCGAAATTAAGAACAATCGGTTTGATGGACTCGTTTCGCAGGTGCTTATCCCTACCGAGAAGGTGGTTCAGCAGCGCGGCTCGAAAAGAGTCGTGAAGGACCGCACTCTCATGTCTGGTTATGTTTTTGTTGAAGCGAAGTTAGTTGGTGAAATTGCTCATGAACTTCGTCAGACGCCCAACGTGTTGGGATTTCTGGGAGGTATGGACAACCCCACGCCGCTTCCATTGCGTGAGGTAAACCAACTTCTTGGTAAGATGGATGAGATGCAAGCGGAAAATCCCGAAATGGAGATCCCGTTCACTATCGGCGAGAACGTTAAGGTTATAGATGGTCCTCTCAGTGGTTTCTCAGGGGTTATTGAGAAAATCGACAGAGAAAAGAGAAAACTCATCGTGGTTGTTACCGTCTTCGGACGTAGCACCCCGCTTGAACTTGGGCCTATGCAGGTGGAGAGAAAATAG
- the rpoB gene encoding DNA-directed RNA polymerase subunit beta yields MSSNVINQRVNFASVKSPMEYPDFLDVQLKSFQDFLQLDTPSELRKNDGLYKVFAETFPIQDTRNNFVLEFLDYYIDPPRYSIEECLERGLSYSVPLKAKLKLFCTDPDHEDFGTMVQDVYLGPIPYMTPNGTFIINGAERVVVSQLHRSPGVFFGSSIHANGTKLYSARIIPFKGSWIEFATDINNAMYAYIDRKKKLPVTTLLRAIGYENDKDILQIFDLAEEVKVNKTQLKKVVGRKLAARVLKSWVEDFVDEDTGEVVSIERNEVLFDRETIIEQDIIPEIIESGASTILVHKEENTAAEFSIIFNTLQKDPSNSEKEAVLYIYRQLRNADPADDASAREVINNLFFSEKRYDLGEVGRYRINKKLNLSTDMETRVLTREDIIEIIKYLVQLINSKADVDDIDHLSNRRVRTVGEQLSNQFAIGLARMSRTIRERMNVRDNEVFMPTDLINAKTISSVINSFFGTNALSQFMDQTNPLAEITHKRRLSALGPGGLSRERAGFEVRDVHYTHYGRLCPIESPEGPNIGLISSLCVYAKINNLGFIETPYRHVENEVVDLNNDHITYLSAEEEEGVIIGQGNAPLRDDGTFIRDRVKCRQDADYPVVPPSEVKLMDVSPQQIASIAAALIPFLEHDDAHRALMGSNMMRQAVPLIRSEAPIVGTGIEKQVCEDSRTMITAEGDGVVKYVDAEKITILYDRTEDEEFVSFDPALVEYKIPKFRRTNQNMTIDLRPICEVGQRVKAGDILTEGYATENGELALGRNLLVAYMPWKGYNYEDAIVLNERMVREDILTSVHVDEFSLEVRETKRGMEELTNDIPNVSEDATKDLDENGIIRIGARVEPGDILIGKITPKGESDPTPEEKLLRAIFGDKAGDVKDASLKANPSLSGVVINSRLFSKAQKSRSSKAAEKAELQKYDDEFNKTTADLKAEMIKRLLKLTKNLKSKGIKDNLGAEVMAKDAKFSKSVLENLDYASIMLNNWTDDEHTNDLIRRLVINYQRKVNILDAQLKRKKLALTIGDELPSGIIQMAKVYIAKKRKIGVGDKMAGRHGNKGIVSKVVRQEDMPFLADGTPVDIVLNPLGVPSRMNLGQIFEAVLGSAGKRLGVKFATPIFDGAKLEDLLEWTEKAGLPRYGSTQLYDGGTGEPFDQKATVGITYMLKLGHMVEDKMHARSIGPYSLITQQPLGGKAQFGGQRFGEMEVWAIEAFGASHVLQEILTIKSDDVTGRSKAYEAVVKGDKMPEPGIPESLNVLLHELRGLGLSIKLD; encoded by the coding sequence ATGTCTTCAAATGTAATTAACCAACGTGTCAACTTTGCATCGGTAAAGAGTCCGATGGAATATCCTGACTTTCTTGATGTTCAGTTGAAATCATTTCAGGATTTCCTGCAACTTGACACACCGTCCGAATTGCGCAAGAACGACGGATTATACAAAGTGTTTGCAGAAACGTTCCCTATTCAGGACACTCGCAACAACTTTGTGCTGGAATTCCTCGATTACTACATCGACCCGCCACGTTACAGCATCGAGGAGTGTCTTGAGCGTGGACTGTCGTACAGTGTGCCTCTAAAGGCCAAATTGAAACTCTTCTGCACCGACCCCGACCATGAGGATTTCGGCACAATGGTGCAGGACGTGTATCTCGGTCCAATCCCCTACATGACCCCTAATGGCACATTCATCATCAATGGTGCTGAGCGTGTTGTTGTTTCTCAGTTGCACCGCTCGCCCGGTGTGTTCTTCGGCTCGAGCATACACGCCAACGGTACAAAACTCTACAGCGCCCGTATCATACCTTTCAAAGGCTCATGGATTGAGTTTGCAACAGACATAAACAACGCGATGTACGCCTACATCGACCGTAAGAAGAAATTGCCTGTAACCACGCTGCTTCGTGCCATCGGTTATGAAAACGACAAGGACATTCTTCAAATCTTCGACCTCGCAGAAGAGGTTAAGGTAAACAAGACTCAACTCAAGAAAGTCGTAGGCAGAAAACTTGCGGCAAGAGTACTCAAGAGTTGGGTAGAGGACTTTGTTGACGAAGATACCGGCGAAGTTGTTTCTATCGAGCGTAATGAAGTGCTGTTCGATCGTGAAACTATTATCGAACAGGATATCATTCCCGAAATCATCGAAAGTGGTGCAAGCACCATTCTCGTTCACAAAGAAGAAAATACTGCAGCCGAATTCTCCATTATCTTCAACACACTGCAGAAAGACCCGAGCAATTCTGAAAAGGAAGCCGTGCTCTACATCTATCGTCAGTTGCGTAATGCAGACCCTGCCGATGATGCCAGTGCACGTGAGGTTATCAACAATCTCTTCTTCTCAGAGAAGCGCTATGACCTCGGCGAGGTGGGACGCTACCGTATCAACAAGAAACTCAACCTCTCAACTGATATGGAAACGCGTGTGCTCACCCGCGAAGACATCATAGAGATTATCAAGTATCTTGTACAACTTATCAACTCAAAGGCAGACGTCGATGACATCGACCACCTTTCTAATCGTCGTGTACGTACAGTAGGCGAACAACTCTCTAATCAGTTTGCCATCGGTCTGGCCCGCATGAGTCGCACCATTCGTGAGCGCATGAACGTTCGCGACAACGAAGTATTCATGCCGACCGACCTTATCAATGCGAAGACCATCTCTTCCGTCATCAACTCTTTCTTCGGTACGAATGCGCTTTCGCAATTCATGGATCAGACGAACCCGCTTGCTGAAATTACGCATAAGCGTCGTCTTTCTGCGCTTGGTCCTGGTGGTCTGAGTCGTGAAAGAGCCGGTTTTGAGGTTCGTGACGTACACTATACTCACTATGGCCGCCTTTGTCCAATCGAGTCGCCTGAAGGTCCTAACATTGGTCTTATTTCGTCTCTTTGCGTTTATGCAAAAATCAACAATCTCGGATTTATCGAGACACCTTATCGTCATGTTGAAAACGAGGTTGTTGACCTTAATAACGACCACATAACCTATCTCAGTGCTGAGGAGGAAGAAGGTGTTATTATCGGTCAGGGTAACGCACCATTGCGCGATGACGGAACATTTATCCGCGACCGTGTGAAGTGTCGTCAGGATGCCGACTATCCTGTTGTTCCACCTTCAGAGGTGAAACTTATGGACGTGTCGCCTCAGCAGATTGCATCTATTGCAGCCGCGCTGATTCCCTTCCTCGAACACGACGATGCCCACCGTGCACTCATGGGTTCTAACATGATGCGCCAGGCAGTGCCTCTCATTCGTAGTGAAGCACCTATCGTAGGTACCGGTATCGAAAAGCAGGTTTGCGAGGATTCGCGTACGATGATCACTGCGGAAGGTGATGGTGTGGTGAAATATGTTGATGCTGAGAAAATTACCATTCTGTACGACAGGACAGAAGACGAAGAATTCGTCAGTTTCGACCCTGCATTGGTTGAATATAAAATACCCAAGTTCCGTCGTACGAACCAGAATATGACCATCGACCTGCGTCCTATCTGCGAGGTAGGGCAGCGTGTAAAGGCCGGTGATATCCTTACAGAGGGCTATGCCACAGAGAATGGTGAACTTGCACTCGGCAGAAACCTCCTTGTGGCTTACATGCCTTGGAAGGGTTACAACTACGAGGACGCCATCGTGCTCAACGAACGCATGGTTCGCGAAGATATCCTCACCAGTGTACACGTTGACGAATTCTCACTCGAGGTGCGCGAAACGAAGCGCGGTATGGAAGAACTCACGAACGACATACCTAACGTGAGCGAAGATGCCACAAAGGATCTCGATGAGAATGGTATCATCCGCATTGGCGCCCGTGTTGAACCAGGCGACATCCTTATCGGTAAGATTACGCCTAAGGGTGAAAGTGACCCCACTCCCGAAGAAAAACTCTTGCGTGCCATCTTCGGCGACAAGGCGGGCGACGTGAAAGATGCTTCGCTCAAAGCCAATCCATCGCTCTCGGGTGTGGTCATCAACAGCCGTCTCTTCTCAAAGGCTCAGAAGTCGCGCTCGTCGAAGGCTGCTGAGAAGGCAGAACTTCAGAAATACGACGATGAATTCAACAAGACTACAGCCGACCTGAAGGCAGAAATGATCAAACGTCTGCTCAAACTGACAAAGAATCTCAAGTCGAAAGGCATCAAAGACAACCTTGGCGCCGAAGTCATGGCGAAAGATGCCAAATTCAGCAAGTCTGTTCTTGAAAATCTTGACTATGCATCGATAATGCTGAACAACTGGACAGACGATGAGCATACCAACGACCTCATCCGCCGTCTCGTTATCAACTATCAGCGAAAGGTGAACATCCTCGATGCCCAACTCAAGAGAAAGAAACTGGCGCTTACTATTGGTGATGAATTGCCCAGCGGTATTATCCAGATGGCAAAGGTTTACATCGCCAAGAAACGTAAGATTGGTGTTGGCGACAAGATGGCAGGTCGTCACGGAAACAAAGGTATCGTTTCGAAAGTTGTTCGTCAGGAGGATATGCCATTCCTCGCAGACGGAACTCCGGTTGACATCGTGCTGAATCCTCTGGGTGTGCCTTCGCGTATGAACCTCGGTCAGATTTTTGAAGCCGTACTTGGTTCTGCAGGAAAGAGACTCGGTGTGAAGTTTGCAACACCTATCTTTGATGGTGCAAAACTCGAGGACCTGCTCGAATGGACTGAAAAGGCAGGGTTGCCCAGATACGGCTCTACACAACTTTATGACGGCGGCACGGGCGAACCCTTCGACCAGAAAGCAACAGTGGGTATTACCTACATGCTCAAACTGGGTCACATGGTAGAAGACAAGATGCACGCACGCTCCATCGGTCCGTACTCACTCATCACGCAGCAGCCGCTTGGCGGTAAAGCCCAGTTCGGTGGACAGCGCTTTGGTGAGATGGAAGTCTGGGCAATCGAAGCCTTTGGTGCTTCTCATGTGCTGCAGGAAATACTTACCATCAAGTCGGATGACGTAACAGGACGTTCCAAGGCATACGAGGCAGTAGTCAAAGGCGACAAGATGCCCGAGCCCGGAATACCTGAATCGCTCAATGTACTTTTGCACGAATTGCGCGGACTTGGTCTAAGCATTAAACTCGACTAA
- the secE gene encoding preprotein translocase subunit SecE produces MFKSIATYCKGCYEELALRTTWPTRKELTHTAIVVLTASIVIALVVFALDFVFEHLMQLIYH; encoded by the coding sequence ATGTTTAAGAGTATTGCAACATATTGTAAAGGTTGCTACGAAGAACTGGCCCTAAGGACTACTTGGCCTACTCGCAAAGAACTTACACACACCGCAATTGTCGTTTTAACTGCTTCCATTGTGATTGCGCTTGTTGTGTTTGCGCTCGACTTTGTGTTTGAGCATCTTATGCAGTTGATTTATCATTAA
- the rplK gene encoding 50S ribosomal protein L11 has translation MAKEVAGLIKLQIKGGAANPSPPVGPALGAKGINIMDFCKQFNARTQEKAGKVLPVVITYYTDKSFTFIVKTPPVAIQLLEAAKKKSGSAQPNRQKIASVTWDQVRAIAEEKMPDLNCFTVESAMKLVAGTARSMGITVTGDFPG, from the coding sequence ATGGCAAAAGAAGTTGCTGGATTAATCAAATTACAGATTAAAGGTGGCGCTGCAAATCCATCTCCACCCGTAGGCCCCGCTCTCGGTGCCAAGGGTATCAACATCATGGATTTCTGCAAGCAGTTCAATGCCAGAACTCAGGAGAAGGCTGGTAAGGTGTTGCCAGTGGTAATCACTTACTACACCGACAAGTCCTTCACATTCATTGTGAAGACTCCTCCTGTTGCAATTCAACTGCTTGAGGCAGCAAAGAAAAAGAGTGGCTCTGCTCAGCCGAACCGCCAGAAGATCGCTTCGGTCACTTGGGATCAGGTTCGTGCCATCGCAGAGGAGAAGATGCCAGACTTGAACTGCTTCACCGTTGAGTCCGCCATGAAACTGGTGGCTGGTACGGCACGCAGTATGGGTATAACAGTAACGGGCGACTTCCCCGGTTAA
- the rplJ gene encoding 50S ribosomal protein L10, with protein MKKEDKQIIIKQLGEKLNEYAHFYLVDVTGLNAQQTSDLRRKCFKQEIKMVVVKNTLLQKALDAEEVDYSPLYGCLKGTTAVFFCNTANVPAKLLKEESKATGIPALKAAYAEEGIYVGADQIDTLCSIKSKAEVLAEVVALLQSPAKNVVSALQGAGQTLHGVLKTLGERPE; from the coding sequence ATGAAGAAGGAAGATAAACAAATAATCATCAAGCAACTTGGTGAGAAACTCAACGAATACGCACACTTTTATTTGGTAGATGTAACCGGTTTGAATGCACAGCAAACGAGCGATTTACGTCGCAAGTGCTTCAAGCAGGAAATTAAGATGGTTGTAGTTAAGAATACGCTCCTTCAGAAGGCTCTTGATGCTGAAGAAGTTGACTATTCTCCTCTTTATGGTTGTCTTAAAGGTACTACTGCCGTGTTCTTCTGCAACACAGCAAATGTTCCTGCAAAACTTCTTAAAGAGGAAAGCAAGGCTACAGGCATTCCTGCCCTGAAGGCTGCATACGCCGAGGAAGGCATCTACGTAGGTGCAGACCAGATTGACACACTGTGCTCCATCAAGAGCAAGGCAGAAGTACTTGCAGAAGTTGTGGCATTGCTGCAATCTCCGGCAAAGAACGTCGTCTCTGCTCTTCAAGGTGCCGGACAGACGCTCCACGGTGTGCTTAAGACATTGGGTGAACGCCCTGAATAA
- the tuf gene encoding elongation factor Tu yields MAKEHFERTKPHVNIGTIGHVDHGKTTLTAAITTVLAKKGLSEVKSFDQIDNAPEEKERGITINTAHVEYETANRHYAHVDCPGHADYVKNMVTGAAQMDGAIIVVAATDGPMPQTREHILLARQVNVPRLVVFLNKCDMVDDAEMLDLVEMEMQDLLSQYEFEEDTPIIRGSALGALNGVPEWEEKVMELMDACDNWIQEPVRDKDKAFLMPVEDIFSITGRGTVATGRIETGVVKVGDEVQILGLGEDKKSVVTGVEMFRKILDEGEAGDNVGLLLRGIDKNEIKRGMVITHPGAITPHSKFKASIYVLKKEEGGRHTPFGNKYRPQFYLRTMDCTGEIHLPEGVDMVMPGDNVEITVELIYNVALNVGLRFAIREGGRTVGSGQITEILD; encoded by the coding sequence ATGGCTAAAGAACATTTTGAAAGAACCAAACCGCATGTAAACATCGGTACTATTGGTCACGTTGACCACGGTAAGACTACTTTGACCGCTGCCATCACTACTGTATTGGCAAAGAAAGGTCTCTCTGAAGTGAAGTCTTTCGACCAAATCGACAACGCTCCTGAAGAAAAGGAACGTGGTATCACTATTAACACTGCACACGTTGAGTACGAGACTGCAAATCGTCACTACGCTCACGTTGACTGCCCGGGCCACGCCGACTATGTAAAGAACATGGTAACCGGTGCTGCTCAGATGGACGGTGCTATCATCGTTGTTGCTGCAACTGACGGTCCTATGCCTCAGACTCGCGAGCACATCCTTCTCGCTCGTCAGGTAAACGTTCCTCGTCTCGTTGTATTCCTCAACAAGTGCGACATGGTTGACGATGCAGAAATGCTCGACCTCGTTGAAATGGAAATGCAAGACCTCCTCAGCCAATACGAATTCGAAGAGGATACTCCTATCATCCGTGGTTCTGCTCTCGGTGCACTCAACGGTGTTCCTGAATGGGAAGAAAAAGTAATGGAGCTTATGGATGCTTGCGACAACTGGATTCAAGAACCAGTTCGCGACAAGGATAAGGCATTCTTGATGCCTGTTGAGGACATCTTCTCTATCACTGGTCGTGGTACTGTTGCTACAGGTCGTATCGAAACCGGTGTAGTTAAGGTAGGCGACGAAGTTCAGATTCTCGGTCTCGGTGAAGACAAGAAGTCAGTTGTAACCGGCGTTGAAATGTTCCGTAAGATTCTTGACGAAGGTGAAGCAGGTGATAACGTTGGTCTTCTCCTCCGCGGTATCGACAAGAACGAAATCAAGCGTGGTATGGTAATTACTCACCCGGGTGCCATTACTCCTCACTCAAAGTTCAAGGCTTCAATCTACGTATTGAAGAAGGAAGAAGGTGGACGTCACACACCGTTCGGCAACAAGTATCGTCCTCAGTTCTATCTCCGCACCATGGACTGTACAGGTGAAATTCACCTTCCCGAAGGTGTTGACATGGTAATGCCTGGTGATAACGTTGAAATCACAGTTGAACTGATCTACAACGTAGCCCTCAACGTAGGTCTCCGCTTCGCTATCCGCGAAGGTGGTCGTACGGTAGGTTCAGGTCAGATTACTGAGATCCTCGACTAA
- the rplL gene encoding 50S ribosomal protein L7/L12 — protein MADIKALAEQLVNLTVKEVNELATVLKEDYGIEPAAAAVAVAAAPVAGGEGAAAEKTEFDVVLKSPGGAKLQVVKAVKEACGLGLKEAKDLVDGCPSKLKEGVGKEEAEALKKALEEAGAEVEIA, from the coding sequence ATGGCAGATATTAAAGCTCTTGCTGAACAATTGGTAAATTTGACAGTAAAAGAAGTTAATGAATTGGCAACAGTCCTCAAGGAGGATTATGGTATCGAACCCGCAGCCGCTGCAGTTGCAGTAGCAGCAGCTCCCGTAGCAGGTGGTGAAGGCGCAGCAGCTGAAAAGACTGAGTTTGATGTAGTTCTTAAGAGCCCGGGTGGTGCTAAACTTCAGGTAGTAAAGGCTGTTAAGGAAGCTTGCGGTCTTGGCCTCAAGGAAGCAAAGGACCTCGTTGACGGTTGCCCAAGCAAACTCAAGGAAGGTGTAGGTAAGGAAGAAGCAGAAGCACTGAAGAAGGCTCTCGAAGAGGCTGGTGCTGAAGTGGAAATCGCTTAA